Sequence from the Terriglobales bacterium genome:
CGTCGGAGGCGGGCAGGATGCGCACCCGGCCCACGCCGCGAGTGAGGGCCATGCGGCAGGCCTCCAGCTTGGGCAGCATGCCCCCCTGTACGGTGGAAGAGTTGACGAGCGCGGGGATCTGCTGGGTATCGAGCCAACGCATCACGCTGCCGTCGACGCCGCGCACGCCCGGGACGTCGGTGAGGAAGACCAGGGCGTGCGCCTGGCAAGCCACCGCGCAGGCGGCGGCCATCTGGTCGGCGTTCACGTTGTAGTACTCGCCCTGCGGGCCCAGGCCCAGGCTGGAGATCACGGGCACGCCGCCGTTGGCCCAGATGGCGTGCAGCCAGCGCATATCGGTCGAGCAGACGTCGCCCACGTAGCCCAGGTCGTGGCCGTTGGCCTTGCGCTTGGCGACGCGGAAGGACATGCCGTCGCCGCCGCACAGGCCCAGCGCGGGTTGCCCGGCGCGGGCCAGCGCAGCCACCAGCTTCTTGTTCACGCCCCCGGCCAGCACCATGAGGGCGACGTCACGGGTCTCGGCGTCGGTGACGCGCAGGCCGTCGACGAACTGGCTCTGCTTGCCCAGTTGCGCCAGCATGCGGGTGAGGGCGGCGCCGCCGCCGTGGACCACGGCCACCTCGTGGCCCTCGCGGGCTACGTCGGCCAGGGCGCGCGCGCAGCGCTCCAGCAGTTCCGCGCTGTCGAGCGCGGCGCCCCCGATCTTGACCACCATCCTCATGCCAGGCCCTCCTGCTCGTCCCAGCCGAACATGAGGTTCATGTTCTGCACCGCCTGTCCGGCAGCGCCTTTCATCAGGTTGTCCAGGCAGGAGACCACGACCAGGCGCTTCCCGTCGGGAGCGAGGGTGAAGCCGAGGTCGCAGTAGTTGGTGCGCACCGAGTACTGGATCTGCGGCAGCCGCGGCGGAGCGAAGATGCGCACGAAGGCGCAGCCGCGGTAGCAGTCGTGGAAGCAGTTCAGCAGGGCTTCCTCCACCGTCGGTTCGCGCAGCTGCACGTAGATGGTAGAAAGGATGCCGCGCGGGATGGGCAGCAGGTGCGGGACGAAGGTCAGTTGCTCAGGCGCGAGCTCGAGCTGCTCCAGGATCTCGCCGGTGTGGCGGTGGGCGAAGACGGAGTAGGCGGAGAGGTTCTCGGCCACCTCCACGAAGTGAGTCTTGGCACTGGGCTGCTTGCCGGCGCCAGAGACCCCGGACTTGGAGTCGCACACGATGCCCTTGTCCAGGTCCACGAGGCC
This genomic interval carries:
- the argB gene encoding acetylglutamate kinase — protein: MRMVVKIGGAALDSAELLERCARALADVAREGHEVAVVHGGGAALTRMLAQLGKQSQFVDGLRVTDAETRDVALMVLAGGVNKKLVAALARAGQPALGLCGGDGMSFRVAKRKANGHDLGYVGDVCSTDMRWLHAIWANGGVPVISSLGLGPQGEYYNVNADQMAAACAVACQAHALVFLTDVPGVRGVDGSVMRWLDTQQIPALVNSSTVQGGMLPKLEACRMALTRGVGRVRILPASDVEFLPEFYHAKLEAGTEVTVP